The following are encoded together in the Argopecten irradians isolate NY chromosome 5, Ai_NY, whole genome shotgun sequence genome:
- the LOC138324361 gene encoding multiple inositol polyphosphate phosphatase 1-like: protein MSSVVKGYARKRKLLYAFVSIPCRPLASFRFGHSGSVSSVYTALGLFDGSNTFLASDYQANAGRLYRSSAVLPFSANLVTIMYKCDIDYWVKMMVNEKEMTIPACGDVMCPYTAFMEHYKQFVNCDFNQICGNSDVNSGAVPEPMGFIMTYSMLLILTLL, encoded by the exons ATGTCCAGCGTTGTCAAGGGATACGCTAGGAAGAGAAAA CTGCTATACGCTTTTGTCTCTATTCCTTGCAGACCACTTGCATCGTTCCGCTTTGGCCATTCCGGTTCCGTGTCCAGCGTTTATACTGCACTGGGGCTATTTGACGGGTCCAACACATTCCTTGCCTCGGACTATCAGGCCAATGCCGGTCGTCTGTACCGATCGAGCGCTGTGCTACCGTTTTCTGCTAATTTGGTCACTATTATGTACAAATGTGACATAGATTATTGGGTGAAGATGATGGTAAACGAGAAGGAAATGACCATCCCGGCGTGTGGTGACGTCATGTGCCCCTACACAGCGTTCATGGAACACTACAAGCAGTTTGTCAACTGTGACTTTAACCAGATCTGTGGGAACTCTGATGTCAACTCAGGGGCAGTTCCTGAGCCAATGGGTTTTATAATGACGTATAGTATGTTATTGATACTCACCCTTTTGTAG
- the LOC138323396 gene encoding multiple inositol polyphosphate phosphatase 1-like — protein sequence MAAVLTRTCSCVLVLVVLQGLSCATSSSEFLGRELFGTKTPYLWTRQDMDTSDLSSVQYKGQTCSAVYVDGIYRHGARYPSLKWIHRMDNLRTLLSTESGIDQFVVDWVNAFTADKETQLSALGKQEMVVLGERLGSRFQTFLNSRTDMIKFFSSTKDRSKDSATYFQEGLGNKFGTNVSLPIALDNLMLRFYDSCKLYEQLMDNDKTFEEYDKFLSGPEMTDAVSYVNRAVLNGHFNLSFDQVKIMQQICAFELAFFNTSDWCRYFRLSELDVMDYAEDIEMNIEGGYRHKITAQMSCPLLKHVFQQMDKAARNKTDRPLASIRIGHVVSVSSVYAALGLFNGSHILLATDYLANAGRPFRFSVVLPFSSNLVTIMYKCGSEYWVKMMVNGEEMTIPACGDVMCPYTVFREHYKQFVNCDFDGICGNVISGAVTKSASFATACIGLLLVIIFK from the exons ATGGCTGCAGTATTAACTCGTACGTGTAGTTGTGtgttggttttggttgttttgcAGGGCTTGAGCTGCGCAACATCAAGCAGTGAATTTTTAGGTCGGGAACTTTTCGGGACCAAGACTCCCTATTTATGGACGAGACAGGACATGGATACGTCAGATCTATCGTCCGTGCAGTATAAAGGACAGACTTGTAGTGCAGTGTATGTGGACGGTATATACAGACACGGGGCTCGTTATCCTAGCCTAAAATGGATTCACCGGATGGACAACTTGCGCACGCTGTTAAGTACCGAAAGCGGCATCGACCAATTCGTGGTGGATTGGGTGAACGCGTTCACGGCCGACAAAGAGACCCAACTATCTGCTCTAGGTAAGCAGGAAATGGTTGTCCTTGGAGAGCGTCTAGGGTCTCGATTCCAGACTTTCCTGAATAGTCGAACGGACATGATCAAGTTTTTCTCGTCAACAAAGGATAGATCGAAAGACAGTGCAACGTATTTCCAGGAAGGATTAGGAAATAAGTTTGGCACCAACGTCTCACTACCGATCGCCCTGGACAACCTGATGTTACGATTCTATGACTCCTGTAAACTGTACGAACAACTTATGGACAACGACAAAACTTTTGAGGAATACGATAAGTTTCTATCTGGACCAGAAATGACAGACGCAGTATCTTATGTCAACAGAGCTGTTCTAAATGGCCACTTTAATTTGTCGTTTG ACCAAGTGAAGATAATGCAACAGATATGTGCGTTTGAACTGGCCTTCTTCAACACGTCTGATTGGTGTCGCTACTTCCGACTTTCGGAACTGGACGTAATGGATTATGCAGAAGACATTGAG ATGAACATAGAAGGTGGATATCGACACAAGATCACAGCCCAAATGTCATGTCCACTCCTCAAGCACGTGTTTCAACAGATGGACAAAGCGGCCAGAAACAAGACCGACAG ACCACTAGCCTCGATCCGGATCGGCCATGTCGTATCCGTGTCAAGCGTTTATGCTGCTCTGGGGTTGTTTAACGGGTCCCACATATTGCTGGCCACGGACTACCTGGCCAATGCCGGTCGCCCGTTCCGATTCAGCGTCGTGTTACCATTCTCTTCTAATCTGGTCACTATCATGTACAAATGTGGCTCAGAATACTGGGTAAAGATGATGGTAAACGGAGAGGAAATGACCATCCCAGCGTGTGGTGACGTCATGTGCCCCTACACAGTGTTCAGGGAACACTACAAGCAGTTTGTCAACTGTGACTTTGATGGAATCTGTGGGAATGTCATCTCGGGGGCAGTAACCAAGTCTGCCAGTTTTGCAACGGCATGCATTGGCTTATTGCTTGTTATTATTTTCAAGTAG